In Mongoliitalea daihaiensis, one DNA window encodes the following:
- the dut gene encoding dUTP diphosphatase: MNVKVINRSKHSLPAYQTAASAGMDLRANLDEAVLLQPLERKLIGTGLFIELPVGFEAQIRPRSGLAFKYGLTVLNSPGTVDADYRGEIKVLLVNISNQPFEINDGERIAQMVIARHEQITWETTEFLSDTERGAGGYGSTGKS, encoded by the coding sequence ATGAACGTAAAAGTTATTAATCGCTCCAAGCATTCCTTACCTGCCTATCAAACAGCTGCATCTGCTGGCATGGATCTACGAGCCAATTTGGATGAAGCAGTCCTATTGCAGCCATTGGAGAGAAAATTGATAGGTACAGGCTTATTCATAGAGTTGCCCGTTGGATTCGAAGCACAGATCCGTCCCCGCAGCGGTTTGGCATTTAAGTATGGATTGACGGTTCTAAACAGCCCCGGTACCGTGGACGCCGATTATCGGGGAGAAATCAAGGTTCTTTTGGTGAACATTTCCAATCAACCCTTTGAGATCAACGATGGTGAGCGAATTGCCCAGATGGTCATCGCTAGACATGAACAAATCACTTGGGAAACCACGGAATTCTTATCAGACACTGAACGCGGCGCAGGAGGCTATGGGAGTACAGGAAAATCCTAA
- a CDS encoding lipopolysaccharide biosynthesis protein translates to MGQLRKLAGQTAIYGISSILGRTVNFLLIPLYTAYLSKEGMGAYTALYANIALFNVVFTYGMETTYFRFATGKGLDPTKVYHQIQSLLITSSLSLGALIYFSAPWFAEVLNYPGQEYLFRWIAWILAIDAILAIPYARLRKENKSLQFALTKFSNILINVGLNILFIVVFKKIHLGDWLPGLQEIISKFYQPDWEVEYILLSNLIANALMVPVLFKYMGGFSFQLNRKYLSPMWHYAFPLLFMGLAGVVNEAMSRNLFEHLIPNDFYPGLTGREAGGIFGANFKLAILMNLIIQAFKYAAEPFFFNQSTDKNSPALFARVMHVFILFCSTLMIAVSVNLGWLGNLLLRNEGYSRATYIVPVLLMGYLLLGIYFNLSIWFKLTDKTKYSFYITFIGAIVTMVILLVTIPSLGFMGGALSTLGCYLVMSILCYWWGQKHFPIPYQTGKGVFYLFLAFVFSYAGYYVSLENPLVEFILQNSFIVLFVGIVLIIEKKELQQIIQQVNQKKS, encoded by the coding sequence ATGGGTCAATTAAGAAAACTTGCTGGTCAGACGGCTATTTATGGTATCAGCAGCATTTTAGGACGCACAGTAAACTTTTTACTCATTCCTTTATATACGGCCTATTTGTCTAAGGAGGGTATGGGGGCATATACGGCCTTATATGCTAACATTGCACTCTTTAATGTAGTTTTTACCTATGGCATGGAGACTACCTATTTTCGATTTGCCACGGGAAAGGGTTTAGACCCAACCAAAGTTTACCACCAAATACAATCGCTGCTTATTACGAGTTCATTGTCTTTAGGTGCACTAATTTATTTTTCCGCACCTTGGTTTGCCGAAGTCTTAAATTATCCAGGACAGGAGTATCTTTTCCGTTGGATCGCTTGGATTTTGGCTATTGATGCAATCTTGGCTATCCCATATGCGAGACTTCGAAAAGAGAATAAATCGTTACAATTTGCTCTAACCAAATTTTCCAATATTCTAATCAATGTAGGACTAAATATCCTGTTCATTGTCGTTTTTAAAAAAATACACTTAGGGGATTGGCTTCCCGGATTGCAAGAAATCATCAGTAAATTCTACCAGCCTGATTGGGAGGTAGAATACATCCTTCTGTCCAATTTGATAGCCAACGCTCTGATGGTCCCTGTACTATTCAAATATATGGGGGGCTTTAGTTTCCAACTTAACAGAAAATATCTCTCCCCTATGTGGCACTATGCATTTCCCTTACTATTTATGGGGTTGGCAGGAGTAGTCAATGAAGCTATGTCAAGAAATTTATTTGAACATCTTATTCCAAATGATTTTTACCCAGGCCTAACAGGTAGAGAAGCTGGAGGTATTTTCGGTGCAAATTTTAAGTTAGCCATCTTAATGAACCTGATAATTCAGGCATTCAAATATGCTGCAGAGCCCTTCTTTTTCAATCAATCTACGGATAAAAATAGCCCAGCCCTCTTTGCAAGAGTCATGCATGTATTCATTCTCTTTTGCAGTACGCTGATGATTGCTGTATCTGTGAATTTGGGTTGGTTAGGTAATTTATTATTAAGAAATGAAGGTTACAGCAGGGCTACCTACATCGTCCCTGTGTTGTTAATGGGCTATTTGCTACTTGGCATTTATTTTAATCTCAGCATTTGGTTCAAACTCACAGATAAAACCAAGTATAGTTTTTACATCACCTTTATCGGCGCAATTGTCACCATGGTAATTCTACTTGTGACTATTCCAAGTTTAGGATTTATGGGCGGCGCCTTGAGTACACTTGGCTGTTACTTAGTCATGAGTATCCTATGCTATTGGTGGGGACAAAAGCATTTCCCTATCCCCTATCAAACGGGAAAAGGCGTTTTCTATCTATTCTTAGCATTTGTGTTTAGCTATGCTGGATACTATGTTTCGTTAGAAAATCCTTTAGTGGAATTTATACTACAAAACAGTTTCATAGTTTTATTTGTAGGGATCGTTCTGATCATTGAAAAAAAAGAGCTTCAACAAATCATTCAACAGGTAAATCAAAAAAAATCATGA
- a CDS encoding enoyl-CoA hydratase/isomerase family protein, giving the protein MAESKNILSEERDGILYLSVNRESKLNALNFATLEELRIIFEEVVDNKNIKAVIITGSGEKAFIAGADISEIAELSELNARKFAENGQEIFSLIETCPKPVIAVVNGFALGGGCELAMACHMRVATAHARFGQPEVNLGIIPGYGGTQRLTFLVGRGKANELMMTGDMIDATEAKSLGLVNHICETKEDALKKSEEILRKIMSKAPLAIGMIVDCVNAVYTSNEDGYQIEANSFARCVKSGDYKEGTSAFLEKRKPVFKGE; this is encoded by the coding sequence ATGGCTGAAAGCAAAAACATCTTATCGGAAGAACGTGACGGGATTCTATACCTAAGCGTCAACCGAGAATCCAAACTGAATGCTCTCAACTTTGCAACCCTTGAGGAGTTACGAATAATCTTCGAAGAGGTTGTGGATAACAAAAACATAAAAGCGGTAATTATTACTGGTTCGGGAGAAAAAGCATTTATTGCTGGTGCAGATATCAGTGAAATCGCTGAATTAAGTGAGCTGAATGCCAGAAAGTTCGCTGAAAATGGCCAAGAAATATTCAGTTTGATTGAAACTTGTCCAAAACCTGTTATCGCTGTGGTCAATGGCTTTGCATTAGGGGGCGGTTGTGAGTTAGCCATGGCCTGTCACATGCGAGTAGCTACTGCTCATGCTAGATTTGGACAGCCTGAAGTAAACTTGGGAATTATCCCAGGATATGGTGGAACGCAGCGCCTGACATTTTTAGTAGGCAGAGGAAAAGCCAATGAGTTGATGATGACGGGAGACATGATTGATGCAACCGAGGCAAAATCACTTGGATTGGTTAATCATATTTGCGAAACAAAAGAAGATGCATTAAAGAAGTCAGAGGAAATTCTAAGGAAAATCATGAGCAAGGCTCCTTTAGCGATCGGAATGATTGTAGACTGTGTAAATGCCGTTTACACCTCAAATGAGGATGGTTACCAGATAGAGGCCAATAGTTTTGCCCGCTGCGTCAAATCGGGTGATTACAAAGAAGGTACTAGTGCCTTCCTCGAAAAGAGAAAACCAGTCTTTAAAGGGGAATAA